From Jiangella mangrovi:
CGGTCCGCGACCGCTGACGGCTCAGCCCAGCGCGGCGACCGTCCCCCACCCACCCCGAGTTGATCATGGAGAAGGTCGGCTCCCAGGGCGGCCGAGAGCCGACCTTTCCCATGATCAACTCGGTTGGAGGGCGGCGGCCGTGGCCCGGGCGCCGTGGCGGGCGAGATCGTCGAGGCGGGCGGTGAGGTCGGCCACCCAGGCGTCGTCGGCGGCCAGCTCGGCTGGGACGACCGCGGCCGTGCGCAGCAGCCGGGCGACGTCTGACGCGGGGACGGCGCGCAGGGTGTCGCGCGCCGGGTCGCTCACCGTCAGCGGGCGGCCGTCGTCGTCCACGCCGGCGACGACGAAGCGGAGCCAGGCGGCCACCACCAGGGTCGCCGCGGCGGACGTGCGACCGGCGGCGCTGGTGGCGAGCAGGGTCGGCACGACCCGGACCGGCAGCTTCTGCGAGCCGTCGGAGGCGACCTGGTCGCAGCGGTGCCCGAGCGCGGGGTTGGCGAACCGCTCGAGGACGGACGCCGCGTAGGCGGGCAGGTCCCAGCCCGGCGGCGCGTCGATGGTCGCCAGCACGTCGCGGTGCAGCGCCTCGACGGCCGTACGGATCGCCGGGTCGGCGACGGCGGCAGCGATGGTCTCGTGGCCGGCCAGCGCACCCAGGTAGGCGATCATCGAGTGCGCGGCGTTGAGCACCCGGAGCTTGGCGGTCTCGTGCGGGCCGACGTCGGTGACCAGCTCCGCCCCGGCGAGCTCCCACGCTGGGCGGTCGCCGGCGAAGTCGTCCTCGATCACCCACTGCGTGAACGGCTCGGCGGCGACCACGGCATCGTCGGCGGCGCCGACCAGCCGCAGGGCGTCGGCCCGGTCGGCCGGCGTGGTGGCGGGCACGATCCGGTCCACCATCGCGGACGGGAACCGCACCGACGCAGCGATCCACCCGGCGAGGTCGCGCGCCAGCGGCGCCGGCAGCCGGGCGGCGAACTCCCCCACCAGCGCGCTCAGCCGGCGCCCGTTGCCGATCAGGTTGTCGCAGGACAGCACCGTGACGGGGCCGGCGTCGGCGGCCGCGCGTCCGGCCAGCCCGGCGACCAGCAGCCCGAGTCCGGTCCGCGGCCGCTCCCCCGCCGCGACCGCCGCGACGTCGGCCCGCACGGTGTCGTCGTCGAGCAGCCTGCCGGTGACCGGGTCGCCGAGGTAGCCCTTCTCGGTGATGGTCAGCGTGACGACGGCGATCCGCGGGTCGGCGAACTTGGCCGCCACGTCTGCCCAGTGCGACGGCGCGTGCCACGCCTCGCTGACCGCGCCGACGACCTGCGCCGTCACCCGCTCGCCGGAGCGGGTCAGCACCGTGTAAAGCCCGTCCTGCCGGCGCAGCGCCTCGACGACGCCGGTCGAGCGCGGCGCCACCTCGACGATGCCCCAGCGCGGATCGCCGGTCGCGGCCATGGCGAGGTCGGTGTAGACGGCCTGGTGCGCCCGGTGGAACGCGCCGACGCCGAGGTGGAGGACGCCCGGCCGGGGCGCGGGGCCGCGCGCCGCGCGGGACAGCCGGTCCGCCACCGTCACATCACCGCGCCGAGCTGCCACGGGGCGAACTCCTCGTCGCCGAAGCCGAGCGCCTCGCTGGCGGTCTGCCGGCCGGACGCGGTGGCGACGACGGCGTCGAGGATGCGCCGGCCCATCTCGTCCAGGCCCAGCTCGCCGTCGGCGACGACGCCGCAGTTGAGGTCCATGTCCTCAGTCATCCGCTGGTAGACGGCGGTGTTGGTGGCCAGCTTGAGGCTGGGCACCGGCTTGCAGCCGTACACCGAGCCGCGGCCGGTGGTGAAGCAGACGACGTTCGCGCCGCCGGCCACCATGCCGGTGACGGACACCGGGTCGTAGCCGGGGGTGTCCATGAACACCAGGCCGCGGCTGTCGATGCGCTCGGCGAACCGGCGCACCGCCCGCAGCGGCGTCGAGCCGGACTTCGCCACCGCGCCGAGCGACTTCTCGAGGATCGTGGTGATGCCGCCCTCCTTGTTGCCGGGCGACGGGTTGTTGTCGAGGCTGCCGCCGTGCTTCGCGGTGTACTCGCGCCACCAGGCGATGCGCTCCAGCAGCGCGTCGGCGACCTCGCGCGACTCGGCGCGGGCGGCCAGCAGGTGCTCGGCGCCGTAGATCTCCGGGGTCTCGCACAGCACCGCGGTGCCGCCGTGGGCGATCAGCAGGTCGGCGGCGACGCCGAGCGCCGGGTTGGCGGTGATGCCGGAGTAGCCGTCGGAGCCGCCGCACTTCAGCCCCAGCACCAGCTCGGACACCGGCACCGGCTGTCGCTGGACGTCCAGCTTCTCGAGCACTTCGCCCACGGCCCGGATGCCGGCCCGGACGGCGGTCGCGGTGCCGCCGGCCTCCTGGATGGTCATGCCGACGACCGGGGTCTGCTCCGGGAGGTCCAGCTCGGCGATCTGGTTGACCTCGCAGCCCAGGCCGAGCACGATCAGCGCGCCGAAGTTGGGGTGGTCGGCGTACCCGGACAACGTCCGCTTGAGCAGGTCCAGGCCCTCGCCGTCGGACGCCAGCCCGCAGCCGCTGCCGTGCGTGATCGCGACGATGCCGTCGACGCTCGGGTGCGCGGCGAGCATCCCGGACATGCGCACCTGGTCGGCGATCAGCTTGGCCACGGTGGCCGAGCAGTTCACCGAGGAGATGATGCCCACGTAGTTGCGGGTGGCGACCCGGCCGTCGGCGCGGACGATGCCGTCGAACGTCGCAGCGGGCAGCGGCTCGGGGGCGACGCCGGCGCCGATCGCGACCTCCTGGTCGACGGTGTCGTGATAGCCGAGGTTGTGCAGGTGCACGTGGTCGCCGGGCTCGATGGGCGCGGTCGCGTGCCCGATGACCTGGCCGTACTTGAGCACCGGGTCGCCGGCGCCGACGGCGGCCAGCGCGACCTTGTGGCCGGCCGGGACCGGCTGCCGGCTGACGAGCCCGGTACCGGGCACCGGCGCGCCGGCCGCGAGCGGGTCGAGCGTCACCGCCACGGAGTCGTCGGCGCGCAGCCGCACCAGCCGGGTGGGTTCGGATCTCACAGGGGTCCTCCAGAGGGTGGTGCCGGCAGCCACCGGCCGCGCAGCACGGTGGCCCAGGCCCGGAAGCCGGGGTCGAAGATCGCCAGGTCGGCGTCCATGCCGGCGGCGACCGAGCCGCGGCGGCCGGTCAGTCCGGCGACGGCGGCGGGCCGGCTGGTCGCCGCGGCCACCACCTCGGCGAGCGGCCAGCCGAGATCGTCGTGCAGGTGGGACAGCATCTGCGGCAGCGTGCTGGTGCTGCCGCCGAACGCGTCGGCGCCGGCCACCATGCCGACGCCGTCGGCGACCACGCACTCGACGGTGGCCAGCCGGTAGCGGTGGCCGGGCGGCATGCCGGTGCCCGGGGTGCCGTCGGAGACCACGACGAGCCGGTCGCCAACGCAGCGCCGGGCGATCTCCAGCAGCTCCGGCGGGAGGTGCCGGCCGTCGGCGATCACCTCCGCTGTCAGGTCCGGCGCGGCCAGCGCGCCCTCGAGCAGGCCGGGGATGCGCCAGGGCCCCTCGCGACGGGTGGTGGACTGGCCGCTCCACAGGTGGGTGACGTGGCGCAGCCCGGCATCGACCGCCGGACCGAGCTGGGCCGCCGTCGCATCGCTGTGCCCGGCCGCGACGACGACGCCCGCGGCGGCCAGCCGGCGCGTGGCCTCGACGGCGCCCGGCAGCTCCGGCGCGAGCGTGATCATCCGCAGCGTCGCCGCATGCTCCAGCAGCACGTCCACCTCGCGGGGCGACGGCGGCAGCAGGACGGCGGGGTCGTGCGCCCCGCACTGGGCGGCCGCGAGGAATGGCCCCTCGAGGTGGACGCCGAGCAGCCGGGCCGCGTCGGCGGTGGTTCCGGCGACGAGGCCGGACAGCGACGCGATGCGCGCCGTCAGCACGTCCACCGGCGCCGACACCAGGCTCAGCTGGATGCTGGTGACCCCGGCGGCGGCGAGGTGCCGGAGCACCGCCGTCACCGCGTCGCCGTCCGCGTCGTCGAAGGCATGGCCGGCCGCGCCGTGCACGTGCAGGTCGATCAGGCCCGGCGTGACGATGCGCCCGCCCACGTCGACGACGCGGGCGCCGTCCAGGGCCTCATCGGAGGCCGCCGGGACGACCGCGGCGATCCGGTCGCCGTCGACCAGCACCGTCCGGTCCGGCTCGACCCGGCCGCCGCTGACCACCGTCGCGTGGGTCAGCGCCAGCATCGCTGCCACCTTTCTGCAACCGCTTGGATCGGGCTCAGCCGACCGGGACCTCCAGCTGACCGGCCGACTCGGGGTCGAGGAACAGTGTCGCGTGCCCGGCCCGGCGCAGGACGGTGGCGGGGCAGGCCGGGCTGATCTCGTCGTTCAGCGCGGCCGCGACCGCCGCCGCCTTGCGCCGGTCCGGCGTGCACACCAGCACCTGGGCGGCCGACAGCAGCGCCGGGACGGTCAGCGAGATGGCGGTGGCCGGCACGGCGGCGTCGTCCGGGAAGTGTCCCTCGCCCACCTGCTGCGCCCGCGACGCCGGCGTCAGCGTGATGACCCGGGCCAGGCGCTGGTCGTCGAAGTCGGCCTCGTGCGGCTCGTTGAACGCGATGTGGCCGTTCTCGCCGATGCCCATGCAGACCAGGTCGAGCGGCTCGGCCCGCAGCAGGTCCTCGTAGCGGCGGCACTCGGCCTCGGCGTCGGGGGCGTCGCCCTCGATGTAGTGCACCTTCGCCGGCCCGAGCGGCTCCTCGATGCGCTCGCGGATCCAGCGCCGGAAGCTGGCCGGGTGGCCGGCGTCGATGCCGACGTACTCGTCCAGGTGGAACGCGGTCACGCGGTCCCACGGGACGTCCTGCGAGCGCAGCGCCTGCACGAACGCGAACTGCGAGTTGCCGGTGGCGAAGACGGCGCGCGCCCGGCCGGTCCGGGCGACGGCGTCGCGGAGGACGGCGGCCGCACGCTCCGCTGCCGCCTGGCCCATCTCGGCGGTGCCGGAGTGCACCTGGACCGTGAGCTCGCCGGCCTGGAACTGGGTGATCGGTTCGGACACAGAGACCCTCCTGTGGGCATCGCTGGACGACGTCGCCGCAACCCTACTGCAAGTATTGACACAAATGCACAACCGCTTGCAGTCTTGTCCGCACCCCACTCCGCCCCAGGTCTTGGAGGATCGATGAGCTCCCTTCCGGATGCCCGCCCCGACCGCACGGAGAACCACACCCTCACCCGCCGGGCCTTCACCGTGGCCGGCGCTCTCACCGCCGCCGGCGCCCTGACCGGCGTCGGCACGTTCGTCGCCGGCTCGCCCGCCTACGCCGCCGTCCGCCGCGGCACCGCCGACGCCCTGGTCCCCGCGTTCCCCGGCGCACTGGGCTGCGGCATGTACACGACGGGCGGGCGCGGCGGCGACGTCTACGAGGTGACCAACCTGAACGACTCCGGCCCGGGGTCGCTGCGCGAGGGCGTGAAGGGCAGCAACCGCACCGTCGTCTTCCGCGTCTCCGGCACCATCTACCTCAGCTCGCGCCTGGACATCAGCGGCTCGAACCTCACCGTCGCCGGTCAGACGGCGCCCGGCGACGGCATCTGCATCGCCGGCTACCCCACGCGCATCGCTGGGCAGAACGTCGTCGTGCGATATCTGCGCTGCCGCATGGGCGACATCGCCGGCGTCACCGAGGACGCGATGTGGTTCCGCCGCACCGCCGACGTCGTGCTGGACCACTGCTCGCTGACCTGGAGCACCGACGAGGCGCTGTCGCCGTACGAGAACACCCGGGTGTCGGTGCAGTGGTGCATCGTCGGCGAGAGCCTGACGATGTCGGTGAACCCCGAAGGGCGGCACGGCTACGGCGGCATCTGGGGCGGCGAGAACGTGTCGTTCCACCACAACCTGATCATCCACAACTCCAGCCGCAATCCGCGGTTCGCGCCGGTCAACGCGACCGGGCCGGACTACGCGCTGACCGTCGACCACCAGAACAACGTCGTCTACAACTGGGGCTTCAACTCCGCCTACGGCGGCGAGGACTCCGCCGGCATCAACATGATCGGCAACTACTACCGGCCCGGCCCGGACACGCTGGCGGAGCTGCGCGACCGCATCGTCGAGCCGACGGTCAGCACGCTCGGCGGGCCGGGCGTCTGGTACGTCGCGGACAACTACGTCGACGGGTCGCCCGAGGTCACCGCGGACAACACCCTCGGCATCGACGGCGACGTGCCGATCACTCTGCGGACCGAGCCGGTGCCGTTCCCGCAGCCGCTGCCCACGGAGGCGGCCACCGTCGCGTTCGAGCGGGTGCTGAACGAGGCCGGGGCGATCCTGCCGCGCCGCGACTCCGTCGACGCCCGGCTGGTCGAGGACGTGCGACGGCGCACCGGCCGGCTGATCAACTCGCAGACCGAGGTGGGCGGCTGGCCGTCGCTGGCGTCGGCCCCGGCGCCGGCCGACACCGACCACGACGGCATCCCGGACGACTGGGAGGTCGCCAACGGGCTGAACCCGGACGACCCGGCCGACGGTGCCGCGGTGGGCACCGACGGCTACACGAACCTCGAGCGGTATCTGAACTCCATCAGCGGCCCGGCCACGGCGA
This genomic window contains:
- a CDS encoding mannitol dehydrogenase family protein, producing MAARRGDVTVADRLSRAARGPAPRPGVLHLGVGAFHRAHQAVYTDLAMAATGDPRWGIVEVAPRSTGVVEALRRQDGLYTVLTRSGERVTAQVVGAVSEAWHAPSHWADVAAKFADPRIAVVTLTITEKGYLGDPVTGRLLDDDTVRADVAAVAAGERPRTGLGLLVAGLAGRAAADAGPVTVLSCDNLIGNGRRLSALVGEFAARLPAPLARDLAGWIAASVRFPSAMVDRIVPATTPADRADALRLVGAADDAVVAAEPFTQWVIEDDFAGDRPAWELAGAELVTDVGPHETAKLRVLNAAHSMIAYLGALAGHETIAAAVADPAIRTAVEALHRDVLATIDAPPGWDLPAYAASVLERFANPALGHRCDQVASDGSQKLPVRVVPTLLATSAAGRTSAAATLVVAAWLRFVVAGVDDDGRPLTVSDPARDTLRAVPASDVARLLRTAAVVPAELAADDAWVADLTARLDDLARHGARATAAALQPS
- a CDS encoding UxaA family hydrolase produces the protein MRSEPTRLVRLRADDSVAVTLDPLAAGAPVPGTGLVSRQPVPAGHKVALAAVGAGDPVLKYGQVIGHATAPIEPGDHVHLHNLGYHDTVDQEVAIGAGVAPEPLPAATFDGIVRADGRVATRNYVGIISSVNCSATVAKLIADQVRMSGMLAAHPSVDGIVAITHGSGCGLASDGEGLDLLKRTLSGYADHPNFGALIVLGLGCEVNQIAELDLPEQTPVVGMTIQEAGGTATAVRAGIRAVGEVLEKLDVQRQPVPVSELVLGLKCGGSDGYSGITANPALGVAADLLIAHGGTAVLCETPEIYGAEHLLAARAESREVADALLERIAWWREYTAKHGGSLDNNPSPGNKEGGITTILEKSLGAVAKSGSTPLRAVRRFAERIDSRGLVFMDTPGYDPVSVTGMVAGGANVVCFTTGRGSVYGCKPVPSLKLATNTAVYQRMTEDMDLNCGVVADGELGLDEMGRRILDAVVATASGRQTASEALGFGDEEFAPWQLGAVM
- a CDS encoding N-acetylglucosamine-6-phosphate deacetylase; translated protein: MLALTHATVVSGGRVEPDRTVLVDGDRIAAVVPAASDEALDGARVVDVGGRIVTPGLIDLHVHGAAGHAFDDADGDAVTAVLRHLAAAGVTSIQLSLVSAPVDVLTARIASLSGLVAGTTADAARLLGVHLEGPFLAAAQCGAHDPAVLLPPSPREVDVLLEHAATLRMITLAPELPGAVEATRRLAAAGVVVAAGHSDATAAQLGPAVDAGLRHVTHLWSGQSTTRREGPWRIPGLLEGALAAPDLTAEVIADGRHLPPELLEIARRCVGDRLVVVSDGTPGTGMPPGHRYRLATVECVVADGVGMVAGADAFGGSTSTLPQMLSHLHDDLGWPLAEVVAAATSRPAAVAGLTGRRGSVAAGMDADLAIFDPGFRAWATVLRGRWLPAPPSGGPL
- a CDS encoding 6-phosphogluconolactonase; this encodes MSEPITQFQAGELTVQVHSGTAEMGQAAAERAAAVLRDAVARTGRARAVFATGNSQFAFVQALRSQDVPWDRVTAFHLDEYVGIDAGHPASFRRWIRERIEEPLGPAKVHYIEGDAPDAEAECRRYEDLLRAEPLDLVCMGIGENGHIAFNEPHEADFDDQRLARVITLTPASRAQQVGEGHFPDDAAVPATAISLTVPALLSAAQVLVCTPDRRKAAAVAAALNDEISPACPATVLRRAGHATLFLDPESAGQLEVPVG
- a CDS encoding Ig-like domain-containing protein — its product is MSSLPDARPDRTENHTLTRRAFTVAGALTAAGALTGVGTFVAGSPAYAAVRRGTADALVPAFPGALGCGMYTTGGRGGDVYEVTNLNDSGPGSLREGVKGSNRTVVFRVSGTIYLSSRLDISGSNLTVAGQTAPGDGICIAGYPTRIAGQNVVVRYLRCRMGDIAGVTEDAMWFRRTADVVLDHCSLTWSTDEALSPYENTRVSVQWCIVGESLTMSVNPEGRHGYGGIWGGENVSFHHNLIIHNSSRNPRFAPVNATGPDYALTVDHQNNVVYNWGFNSAYGGEDSAGINMIGNYYRPGPDTLAELRDRIVEPTVSTLGGPGVWYVADNYVDGSPEVTADNTLGIDGDVPITLRTEPVPFPQPLPTEAATVAFERVLNEAGAILPRRDSVDARLVEDVRRRTGRLINSQTEVGGWPSLASAPAPADTDHDGIPDDWEVANGLNPDDPADGAAVGTDGYTNLERYLNSISGPATANPSVTLLQPGTNALLGAARADARVVLTASATGHGASIDRVEFYAGDELIGTATQAPYRVEWTGVADGTYFVTARAVDTSGNATSTTSTPVHVNRITRTAPWAGVDVGRVPVRGATSVAGDVVTVKGSGAIGGTADSFRFAFQRRDGDCEIVARVDAISKVYPEVAAAVMIRSDLAPSAPFATMELTYLGSGKVSRFSARPVDGAEAVVTQYPAVPEEVPIDTPYWVRLTRRGTTVAGAVSADGVTWHEVGAAEVALPPSAFLGLAVDGHQESTANARYTTAKFSAITLR